The following coding sequences lie in one Halarcobacter mediterraneus genomic window:
- a CDS encoding ABC transporter ATP-binding protein — protein MSESLEEQSLITNDKSNILLEAKNISHSFDYKLFENINLEIKSKESISIIGMSGSGKSTFLNILSSLLNPKSGEILYNSKNLYTLKKKDLLNIRREDFGIIFQAHYLFRGFSASDNLNIATLLSGENIDKDLLIKLNIDFVLNQSVGELSGGQQQRLSIARVLTKKPKIIFADEPTGNLDKDTAKIVMDTLFDYIHNNNAALVLVTHEEDLAKQCNHTYKLENLQLKELK, from the coding sequence ATGAGTGAATCCCTAGAAGAACAATCACTCATTACTAATGATAAATCTAATATTTTGCTAGAAGCTAAAAATATCTCTCATAGTTTTGACTATAAACTTTTTGAAAACATTAATCTAGAAATAAAATCAAAAGAGTCAATTTCAATCATAGGTATGAGTGGTAGTGGGAAATCTACTTTTTTAAATATCTTATCTTCCTTACTAAATCCAAAATCTGGAGAAATTCTTTATAATAGTAAAAATTTATATACTTTAAAGAAAAAAGATCTTTTAAATATAAGAAGAGAAGATTTTGGTATAATATTTCAAGCACATTATTTGTTTCGTGGTTTTTCTGCAAGTGATAATTTAAATATTGCTACTTTATTAAGTGGAGAAAATATAGATAAAGATCTTTTAATAAAACTTAATATAGATTTTGTATTAAATCAAAGTGTTGGAGAGTTAAGTGGAGGTCAACAGCAAAGATTATCTATTGCTAGGGTTTTAACTAAAAAACCTAAAATTATATTTGCAGATGAACCAACTGGGAATTTAGATAAAGATACAGCAAAAATTGTTATGGATACTTTATTTGATTATATACATAATAATAATGCTGCACTTGTATTAGTTACCCATGAAGAAGATTTAGCTAAACAGTGTAATCACACTTATAAATTGGAAAATTTACAATTAAAGGAGTTAAAATAA
- the gmk gene encoding guanylate kinase encodes MEKKGAILILSGPSGCGKSTLLKKVYEYINDYTFSISTTTREPRAGEQHGVDYFFVSRSEFEEDIKNGQFLEWAEVHGNYYGTSLKPIKKALAEGKLVIFDIDVQGHEIVRKKLDKVVTSVFITTPTLNELENRLNNRNTDTKDVIEKRIENAKYEIKSFQKYDYFIENDNLEEASMQLLSIANIARIKATLFEKEKLIKEWLED; translated from the coding sequence ATGGAAAAAAAAGGTGCTATTTTAATATTATCAGGACCAAGTGGTTGTGGAAAATCAACATTACTAAAAAAAGTTTATGAATATATAAATGATTATACCTTTTCAATATCAACAACAACAAGAGAACCTAGAGCTGGTGAACAGCATGGAGTTGATTACTTTTTTGTATCAAGAAGTGAATTTGAAGAAGATATTAAAAATGGACAGTTTTTAGAATGGGCTGAAGTTCATGGAAATTATTATGGAACTTCTTTAAAACCTATAAAAAAAGCTTTAGCTGAAGGAAAACTTGTTATCTTTGATATTGATGTTCAGGGACATGAAATAGTAAGAAAAAAGTTAGATAAAGTTGTAACTTCAGTATTTATTACAACTCCTACTTTAAATGAATTAGAAAACAGATTAAACAATAGAAATACAGATACAAAAGATGTAATTGAAAAAAGAATTGAAAATGCTAAATATGAAATTAAGTCTTTTCAAAAGTATGATTATTTTATAGAAAATGATAATTTAGAAGAAGCAAGTATGCAATTACTTTCAATTGCAAATATTGCTAGAATAAAAGCTACGCTTTTTGAAAAAGAAAAATTAATTAAAGAGTGGTTAGAAGACTAA